A single region of the Vicia villosa cultivar HV-30 ecotype Madison, WI linkage group LG4, Vvil1.0, whole genome shotgun sequence genome encodes:
- the LOC131600314 gene encoding protein C2-DOMAIN ABA-RELATED 7-like — MIETTWEDNSWMMDNVLGLLKIRIKRGINLAIRDSISSDPYVIVNMGEQLQKLKTSVVKNNCNPEWNEELTLSIKDVHTPIHLQVFDKDTFSIDDKIGDAEIDLKPYANAVQMKLDDTLPDGCVIKRVQANRTNCLAEESSCIWKDGKVIQEMTLRLRNVESGELVVDIQWVDIPGSRGLLGGQS, encoded by the exons ATGATCGAGACAACATGGGAAGACAATTCATGGATGATGGATAATGTTCTTGGTCTTCTCAAAATACGTATCAAAAGAGGAATTAATCTTGCCATTCGTGACTCTATTTCCAGCGACCCTTATGTTATTGTGAACATGGGTGAACAG TTGCAAAAGCTGAAGACTAGTGTTGTGAAAAATAATTGCAACCCTGAATGGAATGAAGAACTAACCCTTTCAATAAAGGATGTTCATACTCCAATACATTTA CAAGTTTTTGACAAAGACACATTCTCTATCGATGACAAAATAGGTGATGCGGAGATAGACTTGAAACCATATGCTAATGCTGTACAAATGAAATTGGATGATACTCTTCCAGATGGTTGTGTAATCAAGAGGGTTCAAGCAAATAGGACTAATTGTCTTGCTGAAGAGAGTAGTTGTATTTGGAAAGATGGGAAAGTAATCCAAGAAATGACTCTGAGATTGAGAAATGTTGAGAGTGGTGAATTGGTTGTGGACATTCAATGGGTGGATATTCCTGGGAGTAGAGGTCTATTAGGGGGACAAAGTTAA
- the LOC131595964 gene encoding protein C2-DOMAIN ABA-RELATED 9-like encodes MMDNILGLLKLRIKRGINLAIRDANSSDPYVVVNMGEQKLKTSVVKNNCNPEWNEELTLSISDVQTPIHLTVFDKDTFSIDDKIGDAEIDLKPYANAIQMKLDDTLSDGCAIKKVQANRTNCLAEESSCIWKDGKIIQEMILRLRNVESGELVVEIEWVDVPGSRGLLGGQC; translated from the exons ATGATGGATAACATTCTTGGTCTTCTCAAACTTCGTATCAAAAGAGGAATTAATCTTGCAATTCGTGATGCTAACTCCAGCGATCCTTATGTTGTTGTCAACATGGGTGAACAG AAGCTGAAGACTAGTGTTGTGAAAAACAATTGCAACCCTGAGTGGAATGAAGAACTAACCCTTTCAATAAGTGATGTTCAAACTCCAATACATCTG ACAGTTTTTGACAAAGACACATTCTCTATCGATGACAAAATAGGTGATGCAGAGATCGATTTGAAACCATATGCTAATGCTATACAAATGAAATTGGATGATACTCTTTCAGATGGTTGTGCAATTAAGAAGGTTCAAGCAAATAGGACTAATTGTCTTGCTGAAGAGAGTAGTTGTATTTGGAAAGATGGGAAAATAATCCAAGAAATGATTCTAAGATTGAGAAATGTTGAGAGTGGGGAATTGGTGGTGGAAATTGAATGGGTGGATGTTCCTGGTAGCAGAGGTCTATTAGGGGGACAATGTTAA
- the LOC131595963 gene encoding LEAF RUST 10 DISEASE-RESISTANCE LOCUS RECEPTOR-LIKE PROTEIN KINASE-like 2.4, translating to MSFLATLNRVVAVVLLLLILSYKSYGDEQQDSCSQRCGVHNITHPFRLKNSPKHCGDERYNLSCENNNQLMLYYNSVGKYHVQSINYNNFTIRLLDFNYSNYSILHPLGSYNFTSDNTETSPYQVYGDLYKSLVKPILYLNCPNRVQYSEDIYFPTPICINISDSYPQQRNSSYVNSIKFGYDKSLSRLGLEDGCRIEFMYLTSWGLQDGNNNMSCTDIRSMMLYGFELSWLNSLCKDGWSSYLDENGQHGCDHDENWSFLALVVIAILIYIGMFFGCLFGVKIIFGVPSIVVLLIYKWRQKHLSIYDGIEDFLQSDNNIIPLRYSYKDIKKITEKFKTKLGHGGYGSVFKGKLRSGRLVAVKLLDRAKSNNGQDFVNEVVTIGRIHHVNVVQLIGFCMDGSKRALIYEFMPNGSLEKYIHSHIEERHSLSCEKLYFISLGVARGIDYLHNGCNMKILHFDIKPHNILLDENFNPKVSDFGLARLYSTDKSIVTLTAARGTIGYMAPELFYRNVGTISYKADVYSFGMLLMEMASRRKNLNALADQSSQIYFPFWIYDQLHDGREITTENDTDQEMKLAKKMMIVALWCIQTKPEDRPSMNKVLEMLEEDDEDMQIPSKPYFCLQDHPVADVKDDDIGSSWTSYGTTLSDPKEPT from the exons ATGTCATTTCTTGCAACACTAAACCGTGTAGTGGCGGTAGTATTACTACTACTAATACTCTCGTACAAATCTTATGGTGATGAACAACAAGATTCATGTTCTCAAAGGTGCGGTGTCCATAACATCACTCACCCTTTCCGGTTGAAAAACAGTCCCAAACACTGTGGTGACGAAAGGTACAACTTGTCCTGTGAGAACAACAACCAATTGATGTTGTACTACAATTCAGTTGGAAAATACCACGTTCAATCAATTAATTACAACAACTTCACTATAAGATTGTTGGATTTCAATTACTCCAATTATTCTATCCTCCATCCTCTAGGATCCTATAATTTCACTTCCGACAATACCGAAACCTCGCCGTACCAAGTGTATGGGGATCTCTATAAATCATTGGTAAAGCCTATTTTATATCTAAACTGTCCAAATCGTGTCCAATATTCTGAGGATATTTATTTTCCTACCCCTATCTGTATCAACATTAGTGATTCGTATCCGCAGCAAAGAAATTCTTCCTATGTCAATTCTATTAAATTTGGATATGACAAATCTCTTTCTAGATTGGGGCTGGAAGACGGGTGTCGTATAGAGTTTATGTATCTCACTTCTTGGGGTTTACAAGATGGAAACAACAACATGTCTTGTACGGACATCCGCAGTATGATGCTTTATGGATTTGAACTTTCTTGGCTCAACAGTCTTTGTAAAGATGGATGGTCTTCATACCTCGATGAGAATGGCCAACATGGATGTGATCATGACG AAAACTGGAGTTTTCTGGCTTTGGTTGTCATAGCTATCTTGATTTACATTG GTATGTTTTTTGGCTGTCTATTtggtgttaaaattatttttggagtGCCATCCATTGTTGTATTATTAATCTACAAATGGAGACAGAAACATTTATCGATATATGATGGAATAGAAGATTTTCTGCAAAGTGACAATAACATCATACCTTTAAGATACTCTTACAAAGACATAAAAAAGATAacagaaaaattcaaaacaaaactaGGTCATGGAGGTTATGGATCTGTTTTTAAAGGAAAACTTCGAAGTGGTCGTCTTGTAGCAGTCAAATTATTGGACAGAGCCAAGTCCAACAATGGTCAAGATTTTGTTAATGAAGTTGTTACCATAGGTAGGATTCACCATGTTAATGTGGTGCAACTTATTGGTTTTTGTATGGATGGGTCAAAACGTGCTCTTATATACGAGTTCATGCCAAATGGATCCCTTGAGAAATATATACATTCTCATATTGAAGAGAGACATTCCTTAAGTTgtgaaaaattgtatttcatttctcTTGGAGTGGCTAGAGGCATTGATTACTTGCATAACGGATGCAATATGAAAATTCTACACTTTGACATAAAGCCTCATAACATACTTCTCGATGAAAATTTCAATCCAAAAGTTTCTGATTTTGGATTAGCTAGACTTTATTCTACAGATAAAAGTATTGTGACATTAACTGCCGCAAGGGGAACCATTGGATACATGGCTCCTGAGCTATTCTACAGAAATGTTGGGACAATATCTTACAAAGCTGATGTTTATAGCTTTGGAATGTTGTTAATGGAGATGGCAAGTAGAAGGAAGAACTTGAATGCATTGGCTGATCAATCTAGCCAGATATATTTCCCTTTTTGGATTTATGATCAATTACATGATGGAAGGGAAATAACAACTGAGAATGACACAGATCAAGAGATGAAATTGGCAAAGAAAATGATGATTGTGGCTTTATGGTGTATACAGACAAAACCTGAGGATCGTCCTTCGATGAATAAAGTGTTGGAGATGCTTGAAGAAGACGATGAAGATATGCAAATTCCTAGTAAGCCTTACTTTTGCCTACAAGATCATCCAGTTGCAGATGTTAAAGATGATGATATTGGTAGCTCATGGACTTCATATGGTACAACACTAAGTGATCCCAAGGAACCCACTTGA